A segment of the Deinococcus ficus genome:
GCTCCCCCGGACCAGCCGTGCGCTAGATACCGGGTATCTAGCGGATGTCCGTCGACGTAAGGAGGCTGCTGGGCCGCTCCTCGCGCAAAGACCTTCACCCGTACCGGGTCGCCGCAGCCGCATGGCGAAATCAGACCCAGCAACCGTCGGACGGTACGAGGACCTCACACAACGGATCCGCACGATCTACGGCCGAGCCGCTGCTCAGGTTGTCATCACTTCCCAGGCCACACGCACCTCCAGCCGCCAAGGCTTCGGCGTGCTGGACGCCCGAGGCGAGGTGCTCAGCCCGGCTGCGGATGCGGAATGCGACCAGCTCGCTGAGGACGCCTTCGCCCTGCTGGGTAGTGGCTGCACCCTGCTGGCCGGCGACCCGGAGAGCCCCGATGACCCCACTCCCACCGCCCCTCTCATGTCGCCAGCTGCCCGAGTGGAGGATCTGCCGTGGCACGCCCAGTGACCGTCACCAGCCCCCGCATCAAGGAGCACTCCATGACCCAGCGAAGCCTGCCACCCCAGTCCCCGACACACCGCGCGTTTGCCGCCGCCCTGAACGTCCTGCCAGTCGACCAGGTCCGGCTCGCCAGGGACTTCACTCACTTCGACCGCTTCCTCCTGCAGGGCGAACCGGAACGCGCCCTGCTGACAATTGGGGAGAACTGGACACACCTGGCGACACACGACATTGACCGGCAGGTGGTGGAGTACGACGTTACGCGCGGCGCCGGAAGCGCCTTCCCGTTCTTCCTGGCGAGTGTCGGCGCAGTGGTGCACGTGGTGACCCGGGCGGAGGCGCTGGCGTTCGTCAACACTCTGCCACAGTGGATCTGTTTCGACGACGAGACCCGCCAGGTGTACGTGGAAGATGGCGCCCGGCACGCTCTCCCCCATCAGCTCGCCGCACAGATATCCCGGGCATACGCCCGTCCAGAGGGCCGTGAAGACTGGGATCAGCGCTCCCGCCTGACCGGGCAGCTGCGTGTGCGCTCTGCCCTCCAGGGCCTTCAGCGGGCTGCGGGGCGGATGCAGTTCCCCGAGCCCCGCATGGCGTTCGCAGACACACCGATCGGAGTCACGGTGCGCCGCATCTTCCAGGGGCGCAGCGCGACTCCGTACGGGCATGACATCGGGATCTGCGCCCAGATTCTCAGCTTGAACGGACCTGAACAGGCGGTCGTGGTCATCACAGACAAGGCGTGTATTCCGCTGCTGCACCGCGAAGACGAGAGCCTGCTTGTGGAACTGGACCGGGGTGGTCCGATCGAGGTGCACCTGGTCAGTGCTGCCCGCAGCCGAAAGCTCAGGACAGGGGAGATCTGCCCAGCGATCCGCGAGCTGCCCACCTACCAAGCGCCAGACCGGACGGCGTTGGAGCGCGCCGTCGGGGCGGCGTGGCTGGACGAGATCAACGCACAGCTGGCCCGCAAGACCGCGTGACCTCTCTGCCCTGCATCACAAGGGGGCCGGCGATTCCACGCCTGTAGCGGCACACCCACTCCTGACGCCTGACCTGGAACCACCCGGTCGCAGGGACGATGAACATCGAGGAGATTCGATGACACAAGTGATCAAAATCGACGAGAACGGCCAGCATATCGCCAAGCGGCAGTACCTCCATCCCGGCGACGGAGACGTCACCGGGATGTTCTGGCGCATTGCGCGGTGGATCGCCGGTGCGGAGGTGCCTGAAGTCCAGGAGCACTGGGCGCAGAAGTACTTCGACCTGATGGCCGAGAAGAAGTTCTGCCCCGGCGGGCGCGTCCTGGCCGGCGCGGGCACGCAGCACGGCAACGTCCTGAACTGCTTCGTGCAGGGCGCCACCGAGCACGCCCCCAGCAGCTTCGAAGGCGTGATGGAAGTCGCGAAGAAACTCGCGCTGGTCACCAAGGTCGGCGGCGGGAATGGCGTGAACCTGGACGTGTACCCGGCCCGCGTCACGCGGAAGGACACCGTTCAGGGTGTCGCCTACCTCAGGGCCGACCACCCGGACGTGGACGACTTCCTGCAGGGGCTGATGCGGCCGCCCACGCAACCGGACGGCGACAAGCAGCCGGTCAAGCTGCGCAACTGGAAGCGCGTCGTCTATGGCGAGGGTCTCAGTGAGGAGCAGACCCGCCGCGCCCTGCAGCACCAGGTGGAGCTGCGCTACAGCCGCCCCGAGCATGTCACGGAAGTGCCCGACGACATGGGCGGCATCATGGACGCCGCGGCGCAGGTGACGGTGGCCGTCCGGGAGGGCGACACCCCTCATCTGGACCTGAGCCTGATGCGGGCCGAGGGCACGCCCATCAAAGGGTCCGGCGGGACCAGCAGCGGCCCGGTGAGCTTCCTGGCGGAGATCTTCGACAACTTCGTCGAGTGGGGCAACCTCGGAGCGGAGCGAAGTGGCCCGGTCCACACGCTGCGCTACGTGTACGCGCCGGTGCTGCGCGTGGTGCGGCAGGGCGGGTCCAGGCGCGGTGCGGGCATGGCGACCATCAGCATCGGGCACCCGGACGTGCTGGACTTCCTGACGGCCAAGGACCTCGACCGCGAAGCCGCCGAAGGCGACATCGGCACCTTCAACATCAGCATCCTGGTCAGCGCCGCGTTCTGGGATGCCGTTCAGCAGGACGCGCTCTGGCCCCTGGCCCCGCAGGAGGTGCCTGGGAAGTACGTCCCGGTCCTGAACAGCAAGGTCGAGCACGTCGGGGACCTGCGGGCCATTCCGGTTCAGACGACCCCGCAGGGCCTCGGCGTCCGCGCCCGCTGGCTGTGGGGAGAGATCGCCCAGCACGCCTGGCAGACCGGCGAGCCCGGCCTGATCTTCAATGACCGGGTCAACGAGCACAGCGCCCTCAAGAACCTGGGGGACCGCTACGAGATCCGCAGCACCAACCCCTGCCTCGCCCCGGGGACGCTGGTGTACTACCGCGAGGTCGGGAGTGACGACGGCCCGAGAAGCGCGCCGGTTGAGCAGCTCCTGGACCGGGATGTGGAAGTGATCGACGGCGTGGACAACTGCTGGTACGTCACCCGGTTCCGGGTGACCGGGCGGAATGAAGTCGTCTGGAACCTGGAGACCGATCACGGCGGCACTGACCACTTCACGCCGTACCACACCTTCTTCCTCGAGGACGGCACGCCCGTTCAGCTCCGCGAACTGGAGGAGGGTCAGAAGCTGCTGGCCGGCAACGGCAATCTCTTCACGGTCCTGGCAGTGGGGACGGAAAGCCGCATGGTGGCCGAGGTGTACTGCTGCACCGTCGAGCCGCATCACCGATTCACCCTGGCCTCGGGCCTGCAGAGCGGCAACTGCGGTGAGATTCCGCTGACCGTGGGTGAGCCCTGCGATCTTGGCGCCATCAACCTCAGTGAGTACGTCACGGACGGGACGTTCGACATGACGTCCTTCCGTGCGGACGTGCGGACCTGCGTGCGCTTCCTGGACGATCTGTTGGACGTGAACGTCTTCGCGCTGGAGGACAACCGCGTCGCCAGTCAGGACCTGCGCCGCCTGGGCCTGGGCGTCATGGGCCTCGCCGACGCCCTGATCAAGATGGGCCTGGCGTACGACAGTGACGAGGGACGCGCCGCAGTGCACGAGATGATGACGGCGCTGCGGGAGGCGGCGGTGGCGGAGAGCGAGGCGCTCGGCGAGGAGAAGGGGGTCTATCCGGTCTACGCCCGGCACCAGGCGCTGATGCCGCACAGGCCGCGGCGAAACGTCGCGGTCCTCACGGTCGCCCCGACCGGCACCACCTCCATGCTTATGGGCGCCTCCTCCGGTCTGGAGCCGCTGTTCTCCCCGTTCATCTGGCGCCGCATCGGCGGAGACTACCGGCCGATCCTGCACCCCCTGTTCCGCGAACTGATGGAGGAGACCCCCCTCACCCGCGACGAGCTCCGCGAGGCGCAGCAGGGGCACTACGTGGTGCGCAACGAGCACGACTCCTCACCCCGGGACTTCCTGTGGGACTGGGAGAAGGTCCAGGAGGCCATCAGCAGCAACCACGGCAGCGTCCAGGGACTGTCGTTCATTCCCGAGCGGATCCGTCACGTCATCCGCTGCGCACACGACATTCACCCCAGCGATCACGTCCGGATGCAGGCGGTCGTGCAGCGCGCGTACGACGCAGGGGGCGAGCATGCCGCAAACAGCATCTCCAAGACGATCAACCTGCC
Coding sequences within it:
- a CDS encoding ribonucleotide reductase N-terminal alpha domain-containing protein; the protein is MTQVIKIDENGQHIAKRQYLHPGDGDVTGMFWRIARWIAGAEVPEVQEHWAQKYFDLMAEKKFCPGGRVLAGAGTQHGNVLNCFVQGATEHAPSSFEGVMEVAKKLALVTKVGGGNGVNLDVYPARVTRKDTVQGVAYLRADHPDVDDFLQGLMRPPTQPDGDKQPVKLRNWKRVVYGEGLSEEQTRRALQHQVELRYSRPEHVTEVPDDMGGIMDAAAQVTVAVREGDTPHLDLSLMRAEGTPIKGSGGTSSGPVSFLAEIFDNFVEWGNLGAERSGPVHTLRYVYAPVLRVVRQGGSRRGAGMATISIGHPDVLDFLTAKDLDREAAEGDIGTFNISILVSAAFWDAVQQDALWPLAPQEVPGKYVPVLNSKVEHVGDLRAIPVQTTPQGLGVRARWLWGEIAQHAWQTGEPGLIFNDRVNEHSALKNLGDRYEIRSTNPCLAPGTLVYYREVGSDDGPRSAPVEQLLDRDVEVIDGVDNCWYVTRFRVTGRNEVVWNLETDHGGTDHFTPYHTFFLEDGTPVQLRELEEGQKLLAGNGNLFTVLAVGTESRMVAEVYCCTVEPHHRFTLASGLQSGNCGEIPLTVGEPCDLGAINLSEYVTDGTFDMTSFRADVRTCVRFLDDLLDVNVFALEDNRVASQDLRRLGLGVMGLADALIKMGLAYDSDEGRAAVHEMMTALREAAVAESEALGEEKGVYPVYARHQALMPHRPRRNVAVLTVAPTGTTSMLMGASSGLEPLFSPFIWRRIGGDYRPILHPLFRELMEETPLTRDELREAQQGHYVVRNEHDSSPRDFLWDWEKVQEAISSNHGSVQGLSFIPERIRHVIRCAHDIHPSDHVRMQAVVQRAYDAGGEHAANSISKTINLPNNATVQDVERAYDEAYRSGCKGVTVYRDGCRSFQPLNTSKQAAEGSTPEPAAALEGAAVPGDDVTAAGLDGPGDLNAPPTDVPPPPGIAPSFTRQTKLQGSTIMMRLRHMDTGVQTTYLVTVNTDHVTGLPIEVLLVGGSSGQEAHADSEAIGRAASNALQFGTPARKLIKTFKGIEGGLMGYVTLPDGKNRRVTSKADLVAYALEESLRDRDERLRGLDRALQAPLSSAVPEVVHGAPAETLQCPSCDSMALKPSEGCYTCEACGYSRCS